The proteins below are encoded in one region of Coffea arabica cultivar ET-39 chromosome 4c, Coffea Arabica ET-39 HiFi, whole genome shotgun sequence:
- the LOC113740141 gene encoding putative receptor protein kinase ZmPK1: MGLFFNAILISVLALSLPFLSSLKRTNSLSTGSSLSSQDVLISKPHGNFTAGFFRVGENAYCFSIWFTELYDHGNYIIVWMANRDRPVNGKHSRLSLLKSGNLVLADAGQFTVWTSSTQSNSFLQLQLHDNGNLVLSNIDGGNLWQSFDCPTNTLLPGQSLTQNSVLISSRSLTNYSSGFYKLYFDDDNVLSLLYDGPQRAGISWPDPWKRSWDNGRSTYNNSKVATLDSWGRFQSSDQFDFITVDYGPGIQRRLTIDFDGNLRVYSLDMASRNWKVTWQSSLQPCKVHGICGENSLCTYAHETGRKCTCAPGYKIKSQKDWAYGCEPDFQLPCNDSNASGFLLLQNVEFYGYDIGFFSNSTLDNCQNLCLNYCSCKGFQFKFDNDNGYYNCFPKTNLFNGYRSIGFDSPIYLRLPQSMLTSFDQKPLQQTNLKCTADVVSLNRAYQKKGQYGWVKSFLWCTLAVGAFEIICFFTYLFKTRRGSSARKQGYTQVATGFRKFTFAELKKASRNFSAEIGRGGGGIVYKGVLTDDRVAAIKCLNEANQGEAEFLAELSTIGKLNHMNLIEIWGYCVEGKHRLLVYEYMEHGSLAKNLHSGRLDWKKRYDIALGIAKGLSYLHEECLEWVLHCDVKPQNILLDSNYQPKVADFGLSKLLNRGGTNKSTFSGIRGTRGYMAPEWVFNLPITSKVDVYSYGIVVLELLTGRSPVEGRSMEESTSAMEPRRLVTWVKEKMHAANGRASQTAIGKIVDPAVSAEFDVARAEILVQVALQCLEEDKDARPTMSRVVDTLLHQESDEY, translated from the coding sequence ATGGGTCTATTCTTTAATGCTATCttaatttctgttttagctCTGTCATTACCATTTTTATCATCCTTGAAAAGAACTAATAGTTTGAGTACAGGATCATCACTTTCTTCTCAAGACGTTCTGATTTCAAAGCCGCATGGAAATTTCACCGCGGGATTTTTCAGAGTTGGCGAGAATGCGTATTGCTTTAGCATATGGTTTACTGAGCTATATGATCATGGAAATTACATCATTGTCTGGATGGCCAATAGGGACCGACCGGTTAATGGAAAACATTCCAGGCTTTCCCTGCTCAAATCTGGCAATCTTGTGCTGGCAGATGCAGGACAGTTTACTGTTTGGACGAGTAGCACGCAATCGAACTCTTTTCTTCAGTTGCAACTCCATGACAATGGCAACCTTGTGCTGAGCAATATAGATGGCGGAAATCTTTGGCAAAGCTTTGACTGCCCAACAAACACGCTTCTTCCAGGGCAGTCGCTCACCCAAAACTCTGTTCTCATATCTTCCAGAAGCCTGACGAATTATTCTTCTGGATTCTACAAGTTATACTTTGATGATGATAACGTCCTTAGTCTATTGTACGATGGTCCTCAAAGAGCAGGTATTTCATGGCCTGACCCATGGAAACGTAGTTGGGACAACGGGAGGTCCACTTATAACAACAGTAAGGTTGCCACTCTTGATTCATGGGGGAGATTCCAGTCATCAGATCAGTTTGACTTTATTACTGTTGATTATGGTCCAGGCATACAGAGAAGATTGACCATAGATTTCGATGGCAATCTCCGGGTCTACAGTCTTGATATGGCAAGTCGGAATTGGAAAGTTACGTGGCAATCCTCACTGCAACCATGCAAAGTTCATGGGATATGTGGAGAAAATAGTTTGTGCACTTACGCCCATGAGACCGGAAGAAAATGCACTTGTGCACCTGGATACAAGATCAAAAGCCAGAAAGATTGGGCTTATGGATGCGAGCCAGATTTCCAACTGCCATGCAATGACAGTAATGCATCAggttttcttcttctccaaaaTGTTGAATTTTATGGCTATGATATTGGTTTCTTTAGTAATTCCACTCTTGATAATTGTCAAAATTTATGCCTCAACTACTGCAGTTGCAAAGGCTTTCAATTCAAATTTGATAATGATAATGGCTACTATAATTGTTTCCCTAAGACCAATTTGTTCAATGGGTATCGTTCAATTGGTTTTGATTCTCCAATTTATCTAAGATTGCCCCAATCTATGTTAACCTCATTTGATCAAAAGCCTCTTCAACAAACCAACTTAAAGTGCACAGCCGATGTTGTTTCACTCAACCGAGCATATCAGAAAAAAGGTCAATATGGGTGGGTAAAGTCATTCTTATGGTGCACTTTGGCAGTTGGGGCTTTTGAGATCATCTGTTTCTTCACTTACTTGTTCAAAACCCGACGAGGATCTAGTGCAAGAAAACAGGGTTACACTCAGGTTGCAACAGGATTCAGGAAATTCACTTTTGCTGAGTTGAAAAAGGCATCAAGAAACTTCAGCGCAGAAATAGGACGAGGAGGGGGAGGCATTGTGTATAAAGGCGTGTTGACAGATGATCGAGTTGCTGCCATAAAGTGTCTCAATGAAGCCAACCAGGGAGAAGCCGAATTTCTTGCAGAGTTGAGTACTATTGGCAAGTTGAACCATATGAATTTGATTGAGATATGGGGATATTGTGTTGAAGGTAAGCACAGGCTATTGGTTTATGAGTACATGGAGCATGGTTCTCTAGCAAAAAATTTGCATTCTGGCAGACTTGATTGGAAAAAGAGGTATGATATTGCTCTCGGTATAGCCAAAGGACTTTCTTACTTGCATGAAGAGTGCTTAGAGTGGGTTTTGCACTGCGATGTAAAGCCTCAGAACATACTCCTAGATTCGAATTACCAGCCGAAGGTGGCGGATTTTGGCCTGTCCAAACTATTGAATAGAGGTGGGACAAATAAATCAACATTTTCCGGGATAAGGGGAACTAGAGGCTACATGGCCCCTGAATGGGTTTTCAATCTTCCCATAACCTCCAAAGTTGATGTTTATAGTTATGGAATTGTTGTGCTGGAATTATTAACCGGAAGAAGCCCAGTTGAAGGCCGTTCTATGGAGGAAAGCACCAGTGCAATGGAGCCAAGGAGACTAGTTACGTGGGTGAAGGAGAAAATGCACGCAGCTAATGGAAGAGCTTCACAAACAGCAATTGGAAAAATTGTAGACCCTGCCGTAAGTGCTGAATTTGATGTGGCAAGGGCGGAAATTCTTGTTCAAGTTGCTCTCCAATGCTTAGAAGAAGACAAAGATGCAAGACCAACAATGAGCCGAGTGGTGGACACGTTGCTCCATCAAGAAAGTGATGAATATTAG